From Anaerococcus urinomassiliensis:
ATATCATCTATTCTTTTTGACTTGAAAGTTTTACCTCTAAGATAATCTAGCTGGTCGACATGGTCAAAACTAACTTTGTAAGCTAGTAAAACTTGATTGTTTAGATCAAATCTTTTCTTTACAATTTCGTTAGTTTGTCTATCCCCATATTTTCTATCACCTATGATTGGAGTTCCATTTTTCTTTAAAGAATATCTGATTTGATGAGTTTTGCCTGTTATTAGCTCACACTCTAACAAAGTGTACTTCTTATTTGTTTCTAAGGGTCTAAACTTTGTTACAATTCTAGAACCATCTTTAGATGATTTGATCTTATTCTTGTTTTCATTTTTTGATATTCTAGTATCAATGGTAAAGGCTTCTTTGATTTCACCCTTTACTAAGGTTAGGTAATATTTTGATATTTTATTTTCCCTTATGGCTTTATTTAAGCTCCTTAAAGCGTTAGCATTTTTTGCGCCAATAACCAGACCTGCTGTATTTCTATCTAGCCTATTTACTACGGCCGGATTAAAGGTCCTATCAGACTTGTCTACTTGATTGGTTTTATACAAATATGAAAGCATATAGTCAACTAAATTATGGCCGTAATCTTGCTTTTTTGAGGAGTGAGTCAAAAGACCAGACTCCTTATCCATAATTATAATGTTTTTATCTTCATATACTATATCTAAATTAAAATCACTATCCTTAAAATCAGTTTTTGTAAGCCATTTATTATAATTTTCATCAGATATATACATCTTTATCTTATCATTTTCGTAAACATAGTCATCTGCTTTGGCTCTCTTATCGTTAATTTTAAAATTCTTTTTTCTGATATTTTTCTGTATAACAGATAAGGGTGCATTTTCAAAATATTTTCTTAGAAAACGATCAAATCTTTGGTTTCCTTGGTTTTTGTTTAATGTTATTTCAATCATACTAATAAGATTTATTGACGTAAGAATCAATAAGTGATGGTCTCAAACTTTCATCAAATACATTATTATCTCTAAGTTTTTTGAGTAAAACTTTGGATTTGGAATGTAGTATTACCTTGTCTATAGACTTAATATTTATCTCAAAAATTACACCTTTTAATCTTCTAGATTTTAGGTCAATAAAATAGCTGTCAACATCCTCATAATTAATCATTTCTAATAGTCTCATGCTAGCTATATCTTTCAAATAATAATAATTTTCTCTTTGATTTATTAACCTAATATAATTCTTTTTCTTTTTCTCATTGTGACTAATCTTATTAGCCTCTATATTTACTTTCTTTGCCAAAAGATTGTAGTATTGGTAATTGTATAAGGACTGGCTTATATTATCGATTGTGGAAAAAGGTTTTAAATCTAGTTTATTTATATAATTTAAGTTTGCATTTAAGAAAGATTGTTTATCAAGTTTTGATTCTTCCAATAAATCTATGCTTTCCTTTCTAAATGTCTCAAATGACTTTAGCTTTTCCTTTTCATTCATCATAATAAAAAACCGCCTCAATAGAGACGGTCATTTGTCAATATTATTGATTAAGTTCAATTATTGTTGCTTTATCTGACTCAGGAATATCTTCTTTTGACCAGTCTAGACTAAGGTAAATATCTGCTTTTGCATATTCTGATAGTTCACTTAAACTGTCTGTAAGTTTTTCAAGTTTTTCTTTATCAAAATCTATAATATCGTAAATTCCATCTACATATACTTTTCCAATATCATAGTCACGAGCCAAGATTCCTGCAATGAATCCTTTTAGTGCACAGTGGCAGTTAATATTGTAACTTTTTGCATTGATGAGTCTAACTTTGTGATCAGATATTCTAGTTCTATCCTTATCAGTTGTGATGAAAACTATATTGTTGACATTGTTTTCTTTTTCTTTGTTAGCCTCATCAACTAGATATTGTGTCTTACCTGTTCCTTCTTCTCCAATTACGTAATAAAGCATTTACATATCCCCCTTAATTTTATTAAACACTACTTTTTGAGACTTATCCCCTTGAACAAATCCATTTCTATTCATTTTTTCTATTATTTCATCTCTAATTAACCACCATGATGTATCCCAATTACAAAAGGCTGTTTCTTCCTTTGGTGCTCTCCCTACAAGCCTTTGAACGGCAACATCTTTTTTTATGATTCTTAGAAACTCGATAACATTTTCTATATACTCTTCCTTGCTCGGCATTGTAAATTCGTTATTTTGGTACATTTGGTATAATTTTGTGCCTTTAATAACAAATAGTGAATGTATTTTAATTTCTTTAACATTGAGAGCGTTGATTATCAAAGCTGTTTGTCTGACATCTCTTATATCATCCCAGGGTAGGGATAAGATAACATGGGTGCAAATACGAAAATCGTACTTATTAATCAAATTGCAAGCTTCGATAAATTCTGCTAAAGTTTCGCCCCTATTTAATATATCTAGGGTCTTATAATTCGCAGTCTGTAAGCCTAGCTCAAAAGTTATATCCTTACCATACTCATCACTCCATTTTTTAAGAAACATAAGCTTATCTTCAGTCACACAATCAGACCTAGTTGATATTGATACACCAACTATATAGTCTTTTTCGCAAGCTCTGATGATTTCCTTAAATTCTTCTAAAGTCATATAAGTATTGGTAAAGTTTTGAAAGTAAGCAATAAATTTATTTGCTTTGTATCTTTTGCCAATATAATCTTTATTTTGGCTAAGCTGGGCATCGACACTTAAATATGATGGCAAATTTTCAAAAGAGCCACCACTATCACCGCAAAATATACATCCACCATAGCATTTGGCCCCATCTCTATTTGGACAGGTCAATGATAGCTTTACAGGAAGTTTATAGACTTTTTCACCATAGGTATCTTTGTAGTACTGACTGATAGAATAATACGGATTATTCATCAAAATCTTCTACATCTTCCTCTTCTGATTCATCTTCAATTTCTAAGTCTGAATTGTAATCTTCTACAACTTGATCTATAGCTTCATCATCCCAATAGTGGGTGAATAAATGGAAAACTTCTTCTAATTCTTCCTCATCATCTATTAATCTTAGGTCAATTTCTTCTTCTTCGAATGAATCCTCATAGTAGAATAAATAAATTTCATAGCTTTCACTAGAAATCAAAGCCACATAATCTGTGCCATCAACTGAAAATATATCCAGTAAATAACACTCATCGCTAGCATCACCTAAATCGATTTCAATTATAGCCTTTCCTTCATTTTTTAAAAACTCTACTTCATGATCATGCAATTCTAATTTTTCTGTCATAAGCTACTCCTTATAGTTTTGCTAAATGGGTTAGGGCAGTATCCACTAATTTTATTACATCTGCGATATCTTCTAGTGGAGAAAAATAATTGCCACTCTCCCCTTGTTTATATTCTACCCCTAATGAAATCAAGTTAACATCTAAATTGTTAAAAATTATACTTGAATCTAGTGAATATTGTGTTTTTGCCACATCAAGTTCTTCTCCTGTTAAATCATTGAAAGCTTGTTTGAAGACTTCAGTTAAGTTATCTTTACTGTTTTTCCACCTTGGTATTATTAAACCACTTTCTATATTAGCCGAACTAATTTTTGCAGCCATTTTTGTTGTTTTGAGCATTTCTTTCATTGATTCACTAGTCAAAGACCTATAAACTATGATGAAATTGAAAAATTCTTCACTGGTTCTAGATATAGATAAATTGATAGATGATATAAGTTCGTTATTCAAATTATCAACAGCATATGCGCCAGATGGAACAAGCTCTATAAAGGAAGACAAGTGTTCAAATGATACTTGAGTAATTGGGTTAAATTCACTTAGATTGATTTCTTCCATAGTAAAATCCATATTAGGCTCATGCTTTAAATTCTTTTCCATATATTCATTTTTAATTAAATCAAAAATATCTTCTAGGTCACTAACAAAGTCAGATTTGATTACAAAATCTATATGGCCAAAACTTGGTATCCTATCGTACCTATCTCCTGCTTGAAGATTTATAATATTAAGGTCTACTTTAGCTTTCATTTTTCTAATAAAAGTGACTAGGGATTTTATAGAATTTATCCTAACCTTATCAAGGTCAGATCCACTATGTCCACCTATCAGATTAGATAGACTAATTCTAAAAATCTTATAGTCATAGTCTGGATAAAACCTTTCTACTGGAATATTTATTTTCGACAAAATCAAAGAACTAAATTCATTTGCTAAGCACCTTGATTGTCTAAGGTTAAGATTGATAATATTCTTACTCCTCAAAAGAAAATACAAAGCCTTGTAGTCTCTATTCTCTTTTTGAATATTATTTTTAGTAATCAAAACATCAAAATCATTAGAAGATTTTTGTAAAAGCTCATTAATCGCTAACAAGGAATTAACATAGTTTAAATCATTGCTAGAATACAGATAAAGACCATCTTCGCTCAATGATATTTGAGAATCTTTTATATTTGAATCAATATTTAGATGCAATACAGCTTTGGGATTGTCACCTTTTTTGATATAAATGGAGTCATCAAAGTAAGAAACATCATATTTAGATGAATGAATTATAAATTGATCGACATATGACTTTTCACTTGTCAAAACTCCTAAAGATTCAAATTGTCTTAAATTTTCTTGAAGATTACTTATCGTATTTGCATAATCCATAACTTTTGCCTAATAGTATTTTTTGACCTCAGATTCTTTATAAAGATCATTTACTAGTTCTAAATATTTTTCCTGTCTTTTGATCATTTCGTAGGTTGATCTAACATTATCTTTAATGTCTTCAAAGTTTTGTTCATTTATATTTTTGTCATCAAGTTTTATCAAATGATAGCCAAATTGAGATTTGACTGGTTTTGATACTTCTCCTATAGATAGCTTATCTAGTCCTTCTTGAAATTCAGCAACCATAACTCCTTTTGGAAATGTTCCTAGAGAGCCACCATTATCCTTTGATGGGTCAATGGAGTATTTTTTAGCAGCTTCAGCAAAATCCAGACCATTTGCTATCTCTTCTAGTATTTTATTAGCTTCCTTTTCATCTTCTACCAAGATATGGGAAGCTTTATATGTGGTCGGACTGAATAATGTATCCTTGTTCTTATTGTAATAATCAAGGACTTCATCATCGTTTATAGTTACTTCATTGAAAATCTTATGCATAGCATAGTTTTTTAGCATATCATTTTTGACTTCTTCGAGTCTGTCGATAAACTCTTCTTCTTGGTCAAAATTATTTTCTTTGGCGTTTTGAAGTATAAGTTCCTGGTTAACAAGTTCATCAGACAATATATTAAAACCTTCTTTGGAATTAAATCTTTGCTTATCTTCTATGCCAGCCAAAAGATGAAATACATCATCTTCGTATATTTTTTTGCCATTTACCTCTGCCAATAATTTATTTTCGCTCATTGGTTCCTCTTTACTAGTTCAATTTTGTTGTTATATATCTTGATATCGTTATTTTTATAAAGTCTGCCTATGGCTCTTTTAAAGGATGATTTGCTTATGCCAAATATGGCATTAATTTTATCTGGACTAGACTTATCAGATAGATTAAGTAATCCATCGTGGTCTATTAGATAATCCAAAATCATGTCACTGTCATTATCAATTTCTAGGTAAGCCCTTTGTCTTAAAGATAGTTCAATCTTTCCATCATCTTTGACTTCTTTAACCCTAGCTTCAATTAGTTCACCTTCAACGTGAACTCCCCTTAATTCGTCCATCCTTAGTAGGGAATCGTACTTATTATCTATTGCAACAAAAGCACCAATTGACTTATTTATAGAATAAATTCTGCCAGTAACTTCATCATTTTCATTAAATTCGTGATCAGTTGTAAGTAAATCACGGATTTTGCTAGTTAGATAAATAAAGCTGTTACTATCTAACTTGAAAGCAACAGGATAGGTCATATGCATGATAAGTCTATAAGTTCTTTCTGTAAAAGGCATAAAAACATGGTTTCCTCCTTCTATTTCAAAGTAGACACCCTTCTTATCAACTTTTACAGCTTCTAGATCATAAATTTTATCAACTTCATAGGGAAAATCTCTACTAGCTCTTATTAAATTATCGTAGTCTCTATATAAATAAGCTTCTACTTTTTCCCCTTGATGAAAATCTTTGACTTCTTTCTTATCTATTGCGGCATCTCCAAACTTAGTCTGTAAATATGCCTTATTTTTTGTAAATCTTTTTATCTTATATTCTTTGATAACAAACTCCTAATTTAATTGTTTTAATGTGAATCCTTCTCCAAATACTTCAGATATAGTATTTGTGAATATAAATGCCCTGTCATCAACCTTTAATATATCATCTTTGATAAGTGGATATCTCCTAAAGGTAGAAACAGTTAGAATAAGCTTTTTTTCTCTTCCTGTATAACCACCTTCGGCATGGAGGAGTGTTACCCCCCTATGGTATTTTTTAATAAGTATATTATTGATTTCTTCATATTTATCGCTAATAACATATACAGCAATCTTCCTTCCAAGACCTTGCATAACATAATCTAGGGCAATGGATTGGATAATTATTGCAAGTGAAGCATACATAGATTTTTCTATACCTATTACAAAAGCTGATAATATTACTACTGTAAAATCGGCAAAAAATAGAGAAATGTGTATAGGAACACTTGTATATTTATTAATAATAGTTGCTATAACATCTGTTCCGCCTGAAGAACCACCATTGTAGAATATTAGGCCAAGACCAGCCGCAATAACTATAGGTCCACACAAGGTATTTAATAGCGCATTACTAGAAAGGCTAAAATCAGGTAGAAATCTTTCAAATAAAATTATTTCTATTGATACAGTTACAGCAGATAGAAGAGATTTTTTTGCAAAATCTATGCTTACAAATATGCCACCCAAAACCAATACCAAGGCATTTAAGATAAAGTTGATTATTCCTAGGTCAATATTGAACAGGTTTGAAAATACAAGCGATAGACCAGATACTCCACCAGCTGAAATATCATGGATTAACAAGAAAAAATAAAGGCCTGCACCTAAGATCAAAGATCCTACAAAAATCGATATATTCTTTTTCATCCTCTACCTCCACTATCTTATAGTAAAAGCTTATCATAAAAATTTAATTTCGTAAATGAAAATAAAAAAGAGAGCCAAAGACTCTCTCATATCCACTGAGGAATTTCTTGATTATAATTATCATACATCAAAAGTAATAATTTTTCCTCTTCCTTGCTAAATAAGCAAGGCTTTGATGATCTAGCATTTACAATATTTTCTAGTATCAAATAAGCCTGGTAGAGGGCGAGGAGTCTGAAAAATTTAATGGGGGCTTTTTTCCCGTCAAAATAACCATTAATAACTCCTCTAGAAAACTCTGGTTTTTTTATAGCAATTCTGTTTATACTTGTAAAATCAAATATAGGATCACCGACATCTTTAAAGTCTGTGGCTAGGATATTAAATTTGTCGTCAATAATAATATCATCAAGGCTAATGCCGCTTAGCAAATAGCTTGTTTTAACAGACCTGGTTATGTGCTGATTGTGGCTAATGTAGTCTGCCAGTATATAATCATTATCTCCGATAATATCACAAAGACCATGCCTATAAAAAAGATAGTTGGATTTTGTCTTGCACAGTTTATACCAGTTGATATCAACACTTGTTGGTAGGCTATGAAATTCTTTTAAAAATTCACCAAACTTATGACCCATGTCATATTGATCTTTTTCATTAGATTTATCTAAGTATTCTCTTAAAGATATAAAATTGTCAAAATCATAGATATAATAGTATTGATTTAATTCTTCCAAAAAATCTTCATCAATAGGCTTTGAAAATTTATCAAATTTATTTATAGATTCACTATAATTTTTATGTGAATTATCATATAACTTCAGCAAATAAGACCTATTATCAGCCTTTATTTCATAATTATTCTTAGAAATATAGGTGATATCTTGATTGGATAATTCATAATCGAAAAATTCAATTTTTTTAAGTGTATCTATTATTTTTTTATCCATTTTATTTATTTTTATTAATTTCTTCTTCCACTTCTTCTGGGCCTTCTAAATCTAAGAGCCTATTAGAAAAGTCTTCGCATTCTTTAAAAGATGAGTTTATTATGATATCCTTAATTTCTGCTACTTTTGCTGATGCTGATGAGAACTCATCTAAACCTAGGCCTAGTAATAGTTCTGTTGCAAATGTATCAGATGCGAACTGTCCACACATACCTGTCCATTTGCCAGCCTTGTGAGAAGTATCTATAACGTGTTTAATAGCTCTTAATACGGCAGGGTTATAGTTAGAATATAGCTCAGAAATAAATTCATTGCCTCTATCTACAGCTAGTGTGTATTGTGATAGGTCATTTGTTCCTATTGAAAAGAAATCGACATATTTTATTAGCTTGTCTGCCATAAATACTGAAGCAGGTGTTTCAACCATTATTCCAACATCAAGGTCTTTGTTATAAGCGATGCCCTCTTTGTCGAATTCTTCTTTGATTTGTTCAATTAATTCCAAACTCCTCTTAATCTCAGATACACTAATTACCATAGGTATCATTATTTTTAGATTTCCAAAGGCAGACGCACGAACTAGAGCTTTTAATTGGGTTATAAATATATCTTCCCTATCTAAGCAAAGTCTTATTGCCCTATAACCTAAAAATGGGTTATCTTCTACAGGGAATTCAAAGTAATCTAATCCTTTATCTCCACCAATATCTAGAGTTCTGATTATAAGAGGCTTTTCACCTAGCATCTCTGTAGCTTCTTTGTATACGTCAAATTGCTCTTCTTCTGTTGGGAAGTGGTCATTTTCCATATATAAGAATTCTGTTCTAAATAGTCCTACTCCATCGCAGCCATTTTCAATAGCAATTTTTAGGTCTTCAATATTTCCAATATTTGCAGAAACTTCTACATGGCGATTATCTTTTGTTACTGCTTCTTTATCTTTTATCGAAGAAAGTCTTTCTTTCTTTTCTTTTTGTTCTTTGATTTTAGATTCATATTCGGATATTAATTCATCAGATGGGTCTATAATTATAAAACCTTCATTTCCATCTATTATGGCTTTTTCTCCACCCTCAATCTTTGTTGAAATATCTTTCATACCAACTAAAGCCGGCATATCTAATGTTTGGGCAATGATTGAAGTATGACTTGTTTTACCACCTAGATCTGTAGCAAATCCAACTACATTATCTTTGTTCATATTTGAAGTATCAGATGGAGTTAATTCTTTAGAAATCACTATAGAATTTGGCTCAATTAAAGATAAATCTTTTGGCTTGATGCCCTTTAATTTAAACATCAATTGATATCCTATATCTTTGTAATCGCTTGCTCTCTCTTTTAGATATTCATCATCTATTTGACTCATTATTTCTACCATTTCATTGATGGTTTCATTTAGAGCAAGTTCAGAGTTCTTGAATTCATTGGAAATTTTACTTTCAATTGTGTCTGAGAAATATGGGTCTTGTAATAACTCTTTGTGAGCATTAGCAATATTAATTTGAGCTTCATTTGCTCCATTTGTATCACTAAGTTCATCTAGATAAGAGTCTAGTGCATTATGAATTCTAGTTTTTTCTTCTTCGACCATATTCTCACTTATTTTATTTTGGTCTACAGCCACTTCTTGCCTATTAAAAAGGTAGATTGTACCTATAGCAAGTCCACTAGAAGCCTTGATTCCTTCATATTTGGTATTCATATTCTTCCCTTCTAAACAAAGTATAAAAAAAGGATACTTAATCAGTACCCTCTTACTAGTTAAATTATTCTGATAAGTTTTCTATAAAATCTACTAATTCGTCAACAAATTTTTCTTCGTCTTCACCTTCTGCAATTAGAGTAATTTCTGTACCTTTTGCAATTCCAAGGCTCATAACGTTGAAGATTGATTTTGCATTAGCTTCTTTACCGTCTTTTATAATTTTAACTTCACCAGGATAGTTTTTAACAAATTGAACTAAACTTGCTGCTGGTCTAGCGTGTAAACCTGTTTCATTGCTTACAACAACTTTTCTTTCTGCCATAATAATAGCCTCCTATATTCTTTTTCTATGTTTATATTATAATTGAAATTGTTTATATTTTCAACTTAAAGACTTGCTTGATTCTCTTAATTTAAGGTTTGCATCTATTATCCAATCGTCAGTTAAGATGTCATCTTCTTGACGAATTCTCTTTATCAATGCTCTTATAGCTATTGCACCAATATCATAGTATGGAATAGCCATAGTTGTAAGATTTGGCCTATAGATACTTGCTATTGATCCATCTCCAAATCCTGCTACAGATAGGTCATTTGGTACATTGATTGCATTGTCAGTACAATAATCTATAAAACCTATAGCTAGCTCATCAGAACAACAAGCTACCGCACTGATATCATTTTCTTTGCAAAGAGCAATGGCCTCTTTTCCAATCTCGTATCCATCATTACTTGTCTTGCCATTACATTCTAAATAGTAGGAATTTTTGCCAAGCTCATTACAAGCTTTTTCATATCCAGATTTTTTGGCTTGTTTTAGGATATTGTCGGCACTATCGTTTAAAAACAATACATTTTCATGACCTGACTCAAAGAGATGCTTTACTAGCCTATATTGTTCTGTTTCATAGTCGATTCTTACTGTATGTAGTGTTTTAAATGAATGATACTTATCTAATAGAATAAATGGAATTCTTGTTTCTCTAAGTTTTAGAAGTGTCTCATCGCTAACATCTTCTGCTATGATTACCAAGCCTTCTACTTGCTTAGTAGCAAGAAAATCAATAGAATTATTAATTTGCTCTTCTTGTCCATAAGAAGAAGTTAATAGCATATCATACTTATAGAGCCTACCTATTTCTTCTATACCTCTTATAAGCTGTGCCATATATTCTATACCAATATCTTGAACTATAACACCAACTAAGTTTGACTTTCTCATTACAAGTGATCTTGCAAGTTCATTTGGCTTAAAATCAAGCTTATTAATGGCATCAAGTACTTTTTGTTTAGCTTCAGGGCTTACTGGTTTTGAATTATTCATTACCCTAGATACTGTAGATATAGATACTCCAGCCAATTTTGCTACATCTTTTATTGTTGGTTGACCCATATTTTCACCTTCCTAAGAAAAAGAGTCATCGTTTTGATGACTCTTGATTCATTATCTACCAGATATTACATTTCTTACTATATCTATTACATCCATAATCAATGATGAATAATCACCAACAGATGCGATTCCAGCTCCTACAGTATCAATACTATCAACAGCTGTTTCACCGACATAGTTTACAGTGTCTCTGATGTCATCAGTTATACTATTGACATTTGTCATAGTATCGTTAGCCTTTGCTATAGCCATTCTTAGATTTGGGTCTTGAACAACTGTGTTAACATTTGCTACTAACGAGTTTGCTTGATCAACTACTCCAGGAAGTTTTTCAATAACATCATCTAAATTGTCTGCATTCTTATCTAAAACTTCTTGGACTGAGCCAACTAACTTGTTTACACTTGCTAAAGTTTTAATCAAAAACACTAGTGCAACTATACCTACTATAGTCAGTATTATATTTCCAAGAAGATTAAAATTAATAGTAACCATTTAAAACTCCCTAGTTCTTTTTATTTTTCTTATCAATCTCAATTTTTACTTTTTTATCAGCGCTTTTAGTTTCCTCAGCTTTATCTTTTGCAAGTTCTGCTGTTTTATCAGCGCTATCTTTTACTTCTTCCTTTGCATTGTTAGCTTCTTTTACGTTTTCTTCGTGTTTTTCACTAGTTACTTCAGCAGCTTCTTTAGCGCCTTCTTTGACATCACTTGCTACATCTGTTGCAGTATTAGAAATAATCTTTCCTAATTCTTCTGCACCTTCTGAAACGTTGTCTTTAACATTTCCAGCTGTTTCAGCTAATTGTTTACCAGTTTGTCTAGCAATTTCTTTGCCATGGTCAAATCCTTCTCTAACTGGTTCAAGGTCTGTATATGCTCTATATTTCATATCTTCATAAGAATCTTTAGCATTGTCAACCATATCAGCTGCACTATCTACTAAATCATTTGTAGTATCTTTTACAGTTTTAACTGTTTCATCAAATGCATCACTGATATCTTCTCTAGTTTCTTTACCAGATTTTGGAGCTAATAGTATACCAGCGGTAACACCAACTAATGCTCCAAGTAGAGCACCTTGGGTTCTCATTCTACTGTCGTGATTTTTAGCTTTCCAAATCTCGTATTTGATTTCTCTTTGTTTAGCGCGTGCTTTGTCTTCAATATAATCTGTTATTGACATATATTTAATCTCTCCTTTTAAGTTTTGATATCTATTATATACCCACAAACCATAGGTATATAACAATAATTATAAAAAAATCCTAAGGTGGCCCTACATTATAACCTTCGCTTTTGTGAAGGTGGGCAAGCCGTCTAGAATTTCTGAAGTCCACTCTCTGGAGGCATTCCATCCAAACTAGAACAAAGCAATCCCTTATAATTGTTGTAGGTTTAAATTCGGACCTGTCTTCCTTAGGATGTCTTAATTATAATATATAGGGAAAAGTTTTTCAAATTAAATATTGACTAAAAGATGGCTTAGACTTTATATCTATAAACTTTCGGTCAATAAATCTTTTAAATTTTATCTCATAACAATGTAGCAAAAACCTATCCATTTCTATATTTGAACCATATAGCATATCGCCTATTATAGGATGACGCAAATATGATAGTTGTGACCTGATTTGGTGGGTTTTGCCAGTCTTTATGTCTACTTTTATATAGCTAATATTATTTTTCTGATCGTATTCGATAGTTTTAAACTGACTTACTGCAAGTTTTCCATCTTCGCCCACTTCATATCTTTTCCTATCTTCATTGTAAGTAAGTTTAGTTTTAAGAGTCCTATTAATATTTACATTGCCATTTACTACTGCCATATAATATTTATAAAAATCATTGTTCTCTATTTGCTTTTGATAGTAGGCAAAGGCGTAGGGATTCTTGGCAACCATCAATAAACCCGAGGTGTTCATATCAAGTCTATTTATAAACCTTACCTTGGACTTAATATCATTTTCTTTAAAATAATAGGCTATATGATTTGCCAGGGATTCTTGACCTTTGGAGTTTACAGTGAGATTTGCTGGCTTGTCTACTACTAATATATGAAAGTCTTCATAGACTATATCTAACTTAGCTTTAATAGGTTCGTAGTCCAAGTTTTCATCTTCTATGGGAATCTTTAATATATCACCACTTTTTAAATCCTGGTTATTACTAGTATTAATATCATCAATAATGTATCCTGCTTTTACTATGTCAGTAATTGCTCTTTTTGAGAAAGCATTTTTTTCTAAAAATTTTTTAACTTTTATGTCTTTGTTTATTTTAAAACTAATGTAATTCATTTTCAC
This genomic window contains:
- a CDS encoding RluA family pseudouridine synthase, coding for MNYISFKINKDIKVKKFLEKNAFSKRAITDIVKAGYIIDDINTSNNQDLKSGDILKIPIEDENLDYEPIKAKLDIVYEDFHILVVDKPANLTVNSKGQESLANHIAYYFKENDIKSKVRFINRLDMNTSGLLMVAKNPYAFAYYQKQIENNDFYKYYMAVVNGNVNINRTLKTKLTYNEDRKRYEVGEDGKLAVSQFKTIEYDQKNNISYIKVDIKTGKTHQIRSQLSYLRHPIIGDMLYGSNIEMDRFLLHCYEIKFKRFIDRKFIDIKSKPSFSQYLI
- a CDS encoding YtxH domain-containing protein, with amino-acid sequence MSITDYIEDKARAKQREIKYEIWKAKNHDSRMRTQGALLGALVGVTAGILLAPKSGKETREDISDAFDETVKTVKDTTNDLVDSAADMVDNAKDSYEDMKYRAYTDLEPVREGFDHGKEIARQTGKQLAETAGNVKDNVSEGAEELGKIISNTATDVASDVKEGAKEAAEVTSEKHEENVKEANNAKEEVKDSADKTAELAKDKAEETKSADKKVKIEIDKKNKKN
- a CDS encoding LacI family DNA-binding transcriptional regulator — its product is MGQPTIKDVAKLAGVSISTVSRVMNNSKPVSPEAKQKVLDAINKLDFKPNELARSLVMRKSNLVGVIVQDIGIEYMAQLIRGIEEIGRLYKYDMLLTSSYGQEEQINNSIDFLATKQVEGLVIIAEDVSDETLLKLRETRIPFILLDKYHSFKTLHTVRIDYETEQYRLVKHLFESGHENVLFLNDSADNILKQAKKSGYEKACNELGKNSYYLECNGKTSNDGYEIGKEAIALCKENDISAVACCSDELAIGFIDYCTDNAINVPNDLSVAGFGDGSIASIYRPNLTTMAIPYYDIGAIAIRALIKRIRQEDDILTDDWIIDANLKLRESSKSLS
- a CDS encoding HPr family phosphocarrier protein → MAERKVVVSNETGLHARPAASLVQFVKNYPGEVKIIKDGKEANAKSIFNVMSLGIAKGTEITLIAEGEDEEKFVDELVDFIENLSE
- the ptsP gene encoding phosphoenolpyruvate--protein phosphotransferase produces the protein MNTKYEGIKASSGLAIGTIYLFNRQEVAVDQNKISENMVEEEKTRIHNALDSYLDELSDTNGANEAQINIANAHKELLQDPYFSDTIESKISNEFKNSELALNETINEMVEIMSQIDDEYLKERASDYKDIGYQLMFKLKGIKPKDLSLIEPNSIVISKELTPSDTSNMNKDNVVGFATDLGGKTSHTSIIAQTLDMPALVGMKDISTKIEGGEKAIIDGNEGFIIIDPSDELISEYESKIKEQKEKKERLSSIKDKEAVTKDNRHVEVSANIGNIEDLKIAIENGCDGVGLFRTEFLYMENDHFPTEEEQFDVYKEATEMLGEKPLIIRTLDIGGDKGLDYFEFPVEDNPFLGYRAIRLCLDREDIFITQLKALVRASAFGNLKIMIPMVISVSEIKRSLELIEQIKEEFDKEGIAYNKDLDVGIMVETPASVFMADKLIKYVDFFSIGTNDLSQYTLAVDRGNEFISELYSNYNPAVLRAIKHVIDTSHKAGKWTGMCGQFASDTFATELLLGLGLDEFSSASAKVAEIKDIIINSSFKECEDFSNRLLDLEGPEEVEEEINKNK